The sequence AGCGTGGTGGCCCTGCGGGCCCCTGGCCTGCACCCCAGCGGTGCGGGGCGGCAGTGGTACGACCTGCAGCAGAGCGGCTGGCCCGAACTGCCTGGGGCCCTGGAGGGCCTGCGCCAGCGGCTGGAGGCCCTGGGTCAGGAGGTGCCGCTGCGGCGCACGGTGCTGCTGGGCTTCTCCCAGGGTGCCGCCATGGCGCTGGACGTGGCCAGCGGCGGGGCCGGCCTGCCCGTGGCTGGGGTGGTGGGCTGCAGCGGCTACCCCCACCCTGACTGGCAACTCTGCGGCGGAGACCGCCAGAGCTTCCCTGTGCTGCTCACCCACGGCCAGCAGGATCCGGTGGTGCCCTTCGCCGCCAGCGTCGAACTGTCCGATCGGCTGCGGGCCGGCGGCCATGGCGTGGAACTGCTGGGCTTCCCGGGCGGCCACACGATCGACATGGCCCTGATTCCCTCCATCCGCAGCGCCATCACGGACGCCTGGATGGAGGCCTGAGCTGACTCAGAAGCAGGTGTGGATCAGACGAAGGCGTATTCGTACTCTTCCATTTCCTCCCAGTCGTCGGAGGCGAGGGCCTCGATGCCCTCGAACAGCACCTCTTCACCGATGCTGTCCACGATGGAGCGCAGCGACGGGAACAGGAAGTGGTTCTCCTCGGCGTACTGGGCGCTGAACAGGCCCTTCTCACCCCAGAAGAAGCGGTCGGTGGTGTGCTCGTTGCGGCGCACGTTGAGTAGGGCCGGCGGCACCAGGGCCTGTTCGGCGATGTAACGGCGGGCAGCCGTCACGGGCTTGTGGGAGCCGGTCTCCAGGTTGAACGTGGAGACATGGGCCAGGACGCGCTGACCGGCAAGACGACGGCGGCTGATCCGCTTGCGCTTCTTCGACATGGAGGCAGCTCCCGCGGCGGGGAGAGAGAGGGGACTGGAGAGGCCGGGCGGGGAGGACCCGATGGCCATGGACCGGCGGCGTGGAACCGAGGGAAGGGAACCGGCGCATGGAGGCCGGAAGGGGTGAACCCGGAAGCCCTGGGGCTGGCGGACTGGATGGACGCTGGGCAGCATCCAAAGGGTGGCGCAACCGACCGTGGCCGCAGAACTGGCAGAGCAGCGTCGGCAGATTCCGCAAAGCCCTTAAGGCGCGGAACCCAGCAGGAGGGACGGCCCGTTGGACGGACTGCCCTGCCACTGCTGTAGCTTCGTTTGAGCAAAAGCGCAACTGAAGCGGACCAGACGCTGCTCCAGGCCCAGGACGGCTCAGGGAGTAGTGGTCGATACCGAGATATTAAGCTTCTTTTCTCGGTTTGCTTCACGTTCCGCCAAATTTGTTTCTGGATTGCTGCCCGGGGCCGAGGTGATGGCTGTCTCCAAGCGCTTTCTCAGCCTGCTGCAGTTCCAGCTCGCCCAGTTCGCCGACCGGCCCGACGTGACCTCGCTGGTGGTGTACGTGGCAGACGTGGGTGAGGGCAAGAGCCCGCAGCTGCTGCCAGTAGGCCAGTGGCCGATGGCGAATCGCACACTTGCGGCGGTGGCCCTCGACAATCCGCTGACCGCCGTGGCCGATCTGCGCCGCTGGCTGCCGCTGCGTCACGGCGGTGTGCTGCTGGGTGCCCTGCAGGTCGACACCGCGGCACTGCCCTGGCCCGAGCCGCTGCGCCAGCGCCTGCAGGCCGTGGCCCTCTGCCTCACCGAGGGGCTCTGCCTCGACCTGGAGCAACAGCGCCTCCAACAGCAGCTGCTCGCCCAGCACGAGCAACTCACCGTGCTGCTGCATCAACTGCGCAATCCCCTCGCCGCCCTGCGCACCTTCGGTCAGCTGCTGCTGCGGCGGCTGGACGGGGATGAGCGCAACCGCCCTCTGGTGGAGGGATTGCTGCAGGAGGAGCGGCAGCTGCAGCGCTACGTGGACGCCATCGATCGCCTCGGCGGTGGCAACCTCGAGCCGGCCCAGGAGCCGGGACCGGGGCCGCTGCTGCTGCCGCCCAGCCTCGGCGGGGCCGCCAGCCAGCCCCTGGCGGACCTGTTGGAGCGCCTGGTGCAGCGGGCCTGCGCCACCGCGGCCCTGCAGGGGCGCCCCTGGCAGGGGCCCCAGGCCCTGCCCCAGTGGCAGGGCGACAGCGGGGCGGTGGCTGAAATCGTGGCCAACCTGCTCGAGAACGCCTTTCGCTACAGCCCCTCCGGCTCGGCGGTGGGGCTGCAGTGCCGGCCCACGCCAGCAGGGGGCTGGCAGCTGGTGGTGTGGGACGGGGGGCCACCGATCCCTGCACCGGAGCGCCAGCGGATTTTTCGCAGGGGGGAGCGGGGCACGGCGGGCGCCGCCCAGCCCGGCAGCGGCCTCGGCCTGGCGCTGGCCGCCGATCTGGCCCGCCACCTCGGTGGCGAGCTGGTGCTGTGCAATGCCCCGGCAGACCTTGACCCTGCCCTGCCGGCGCACGGCAATGCCTTCTGCCTCAGCCTGCCAGCGCCCGCAGCACCAGCCCCATGAGCAGCAGGGCCAGGGCTTCGCTCCACTCCACGCAGGCGCCGTAACTGTCGCCGCTGTGGCCGCCGAGGCGGCGCCCCAGCCAGAACGGCACCAGCACGGCGGGCACCAGCCCCAGCAGCGGCAGCCAGCCGAAGCTCCCCGCTGCCTGGGCCCGGGGCGGATCCAGCACCAGCGCCAGGCCAGCCACCAGGGGCCCGGCCAGCAGGGCCGGCAGCAGCTCCCGGCGCAGGCCTCGCCAGTGGCGGCGGTGGAACCCGGCGCTGCCGCCGGCGGCGGGATCCTGGCGCAGGTAGGGGAAGCGGGCCATCGCCAGCAGCGGCGACAGCCGCCCCCAGAAGCCCGTCCACAGCAGGGCCATGGGGGCCGCGCCCGCCAGGCACACCAGGCCGGCCCCCCGCAGCAGAGCCAGCAGCAGGGCCGCCTGCACGGCGGCGGCGCCCACGCGGCTGTCAGCCATGGCCTCCAGGGCCCGGGGGCCGGCCGCCAGACCGTCGGCGGTGTCGAGGGCGCCGTCGTGGTGGAGCCCACCGCTGAGCCCCAGGGCGAGGGCGATCACCAGGAGCACCTGCGCCCCCAGCGGCAGCCAACCGGCGGTGCCCAGCCAGACCAGGGCCTGCAGACCGCCCAGCACCAGGCCGATGAGCGGCGCGAAGCGGGCGATGCGCTCGAAGCGCGGGCGGATCCAGGGCCAGCCCGGCAGCACGGTGTAGAAGATCCAGGCGCCGGCCAGGTCCCGCAGCCAGTCGGGCGCGGAGCGGGACGTGTGGCGGGGTTCCCTGGACACAGGCAGACGACCTCTAGCGTCGGAGCATCGCCGGCGCGGCCCCATCAGCTTCACACCGCCACCCTTCAGCTTCACGGCCACAGCCCGCTGTCCCCGCACCCGGGCCCGCTGTGGCTGCTTCCAGACCCCCCACGGTCCGGTGACCACGCCCCGCTTCATGCCGGTGGGCACCCTGGCCACGGTGAAGGGGGTCATGCCCCCCCAGCTGGCCGCCACCGGGGCCGAGATGGTGCTGGCCAACACCTACCACCTGCACCTGCAGCCCGGTGAGGCGATCGTGGCCGAAGCAGGCGGGCTGCACCGGTTCATGGGCTGGTCCGGCCCCCTGCTCACCGACTCCGGCGGCTACCAGGTGTTCAGCCTCGCCGGCATCAACCGCATCGACGACGACGGCGTGACCTTCCGCTCGCCCCGGGACGGCAGCCGCATCGTGCTCACGCCGGAGCGGGCGATGGCGATCCAGATGGCCCTCGGCGCCGACGTGGCCATGGCCTTCGACCAGTGCCCCCCCTACCCGGCCAGCGAGGCCGAGGTGGAGTCCGCCTGCCGCCGCACCCACACCTGGCTGGAGCGCTGCCTGGCCAGCCATCAGCAGCCCGGCCAGGCCCTGTTCGGCATCGTGCAGGGCGGCTGCTACCCGCGGCTGCGGGCCGAGTCAGCCCGGGTGGTGGCCTCGATGAACCTGCCCGGCATCGCCGTGGGTGGGGTCAGCGTGGGTGAACCGGTGGAGGAGATGCATCGGATCGTGCGCCAGGTGGGCCCGCTCCTGCCCGAGCACACGCCCCACTACCTGATGGGGGTGGGCAGCCTGCGGGAGATGGCCGTGGCCGTGGCCCATGGCTTCGATCTGTTCGACTGCGTGCTGCCCACCCGGCTGGGCCGGCACGGCACGGCGCTGGTGGGTGGCGAACGCTGGAATCTGCGCAATGCCCGCTTCCGCCACGACCACACCCCCCTCGACAGCGGCTGCCCCTGCCCCGCCTGCCGCAGCCACACCCGGGCCTACCTGCACCACCTGATCCGCGCTGGCGAGATGCTGGCCCGCATCCTGCTCAGCCTCCACAACATCACCCAGCTGCAGCGGTTCAGCAACGCCATGGCCCAGGCGATCCGCGAGGGCTGTTTTGCAGAGGATTTCGCTCCCTGGGAACCGCACTCTGAGGCCGCCCACACGTGGTAGCGTCCGCCTCTCGCTGATGGATCTGCAGGGATGGTCGTCTCCGCGCTGCTGGCTCACGCTTCAATGCACCACCTTTCGGGCTCCAGCCTGGCCCAGCTGCCTGAGGCCTACCAGGCCTTCGGTCCCCTGGTGGACATCCTGCCGATCATCCCCTTCTTCTTTCTGCTGCTCGCCTTCGTGTGGCAGGCCTCCGTGGGCTTCCGCTGATCTTCAGCCCTGGCGCAGCACCTTCCACACGAAGTGGGGCAGGGCGAGCATGCGACGCCAGCGGCTCGGCTCCTGAATCAGCCGGTAGAGCCACTCCAGGTGCAGCCTGCCCATCCAGCGGGGTGCCCGGGTCTTGACTCCGGCCCACACGTCAAAGCTGCCGCCCACCCCCATCCACAGGCCCGTGCGCTGCCCCGCCAGCCGCCGGATCCAGAGTTCCTGCCGGGGAACCCCCAGAGCCACCAGCACCAGATCCGCAGGAGCAGCCAACAGCTGGCGCTCCAGGCCAGGCCAGGCCTCGGCGGGTTGGTAGCCATCCACAGCCAGCACCAGCTGCAGAGCGGGCAGCGTGGCCTCAAGTTTCCGGCGCAGTAAGCCCATCACCTGGGGCGAGCCGCCCACCAGGGCCACCCGCCAGCCGGCCCCGGCGGCATGCTCCAGCAGGGCATGGGCCAGTTCGATGCCGGGAGCGCGAGGCACCCGCAGCCCCTGGCGCCCAAGGGCCCACACCACGCCGGCCCCGTCGGGAATCACCAGGTCGGCGGCGGCGATGGCGGCGCCCAGGGCCGGGTCGGCCAGGGCGGCCATGGTCATCTCGGCATTGAGCGTGACGATCTGACCGCCGCCGCGGGCGTGCAGGGCCAGGGCGGCCGCCCGCACATCCGGGCAGGCGTCGATGGGCACGCCGAGCACCCGGGTGCGACGGCCCGGGGATGGGGCTGCCGTTGCCATTGCTGCCATGGAGCGTGCCGCTGCGCGAGAGAATCTATGGCCACCCCTTGCCCTGGCCTTCCCCGCTGCCCCGCATGCCCCAGTCCGAGATGGCCCCCAAGCCGCCCAGTCCGGTGGCGATGGTTGACCACCCTGCCGCCGAGCTGCTGGCGGAGCTGGACCAGCAGATCTCTGCGGTGGTGCTCAACCGGCAGGACCCGATCAGCGGGCTGCTGCCGGCCAGCACCGCCAACACCGTGCACGGCAACTACGGCGATGCCTGGGTGCGCGATGGCGTGTACTCGATCCAGTGCGTGTGGGGGCTGGCCCTGGCCCACCGGCGGCTGCGCGGTCCCTGCCGGCGGGCCTTCGAGCTCGAGCAGCGGGTGCTGCTGCTGATGCGGGGCCTGCTCAATGCCATGGAGCGTCAGGCCACCAAGGTGGAGCGCTTCAAGCACAGCCTCGACCGCCGCGACGCCCTGCACGCCAAGTTCGACACCAGCAGCGGCTCCACCGTGGTGCCTGACGACGGCTGGGGCCACCTGCAGCTCGACGCCACCGCCCTGTTCCTGCTGCAGCTCGCCCAACTCACCCGCAGCGGCCTCGTGGTGGTGCGCAGCAGCCACGAGAGAGATTTCGTGCAGAACCTGGTGTACTACGTGGCCCGGGCCTACCGGGTGGCCGACTACGGCATCTGGGAGCGCGGCGACAAGGGCAACCACGGCCTGCCGGAGCGCAATGCCAGCTCGATCGGACTGGTGAAGGCGGCCCTTGAAGCCCTCGACGACCTCGACCTCTACGGGCCCCACGGCGACGGCAGCTGCTGCCTGGTGATCCCCCACGACGCCATCGTGCGCCTGCGCCGGGCCCTCGATGGCATGCTGCCGCGGGAATCCGGCAGCAAGGAGGCCGATGCCGCCTGTCTGGCCGTGATCGGCTACCCCGCCTGGGCCGTGGAAGACCGCGAGCTGGCCGAGCGCACCCGCAACAAGATCCGCGCCGAGCTGGGCGGCGCCTACGGCTACAAGCGCTTCCGCCGTGACGGTCACCAGACCGTGGTGGAAGACCACACCCGCCTCCACTACGAGCGCGAGGAGCTGGCCCAGTTCGAGCACATCGAGTGCGAATGGCCGCTGTTCTGGGCCTACGAGCTGGTCACGGCCTGCTGCGAGGAGCGCTGGAGCGAGGCCCGCCAGTGGCGCGGCCGCCTGGCCAGCGTGAGCGTGCTGCAGGGCGACGTGCCGCTGCTGCCGGAGCTCTACCTGGTGCCAGCGGAGGCGGTGGAGCGGGAGCGGCGCCAGCCGGGCAGCCAGCCGCGCCAGCCGAACGCCAACGTGCCGCTGCTCTGGACCCAGAGCCTCACCTGGCTGGGGGACCTGCTGCTGGCGGGGCTGATCACCCCCGCCGACCTCGACCCCTGCGGCCGCCGCAGGCCGGAACCGGCAGGAGCGGAGCAGGTGCTGGTGGCCCTGGTGCCCGGCAGCGCCTCCGTGGCCGCTGTGCTGGCGCAGCACGGCCTGCCCAGCAGTGGCGGGGCGGCTGAGCAAGCCAGCCGGATCGCAGTCCAGGGATCGTCGGCCCTTGGCAGGCGCCTGGCTCAGGTGGGGGCCAACGCCCGCCTGGGCCTCACCGGGCACCCCCCCGTGCGGATGGAAACGCTCGCCACGGCCCGGCTCTACCGCTGCCCACGGCCAGGTGCAGCGGGCGAAGAGGATGCCCTGGCCTTCGTGCCGGCCGTACTGGAGGAGGGCACCTTCTACCTGGCCGACGATGCCGAGCAGCTGGTCGACACAGTGCAGGCCGAGCTGCGCATGCTGCAGCGCCAGTGGCGCGGCACGGGCGCCCCACTGCTGCTGATCCCCGTGGCCGAGGCCGTCTTCGGGCGGGAACCGGAGGCGTTTCTGGCCCTGGGGGCCCAGCTGCAGGCAGGAGAAGTGGGGGGCGTGCCGGTGCAGCTGGCCCGCCTTGAGGACCTGGCCGACCAGGCCCACTGGGTGTCGTTGCCCGCCGAGGCGGCCACGGGCGCCGCAGCGACAGGCCCTGAGCCAGCGGCGGACCTGCCGCTGCAGGCCAGCCGGCGCCAGGCACCGCTCTCGGCCGCAGAGGAACAGGACCTCGAACGCGACGATCTCTCCATCGGCGAGCTGGGCGAGCGGCTCTGGCAGAGCACCTCCCTTGAGGAGCAGGCGGAGGTGCTGGAACAGCTGGTGCGCCGTCTCGGGCTGGGGGCGCAGCTGCACGGGCCCCAAGGCAGCGAGCCTGTGGCCGTGCGCAGGCTGCTGGAGGAGGTGTACCACCGGGCCCTGGTGGAGGCCGACTGGGACGTGGTGCGCCGCACGGCCGGCTGGCTGGAGCTGGTGCACCCCCAGCTGGAGGATGCCCTCACGGACCTGCTGGTGCGGCAGCGCCAGGTGGTGGTGGGCCGCAATTACACCGGCGATTCGCTGCTGAGCGAGCCCCAGGGCAGCGCCGCGATCGCGGCGATGATCCGGCGCTTCAGTGGTGAGGACAGCCGCGAGTGGATGCTGCAGCAGGAACTGTTGCTGGCCCTCGACGGCCTGGCCCGCCACGAGCCCCGGCTGCTCAGCGGCAGCCTCACCCTGCAGCTCGGCCAGCTGGTGCTGCTGCTCACCAGTGAGCTGGCCGCCGAGGCCGACCTCAGCCCCAGCGAGGCCTTCGAGGCCCTCTGCGCCCAGCCACCCCACGCCGTGCGGCGTCGGCTGCAGACCCTGCTGGCCGATGTGGAGCACGCCAAGGCCTCGCTGATGCGCAAGGAGCAGCTGCACCTGAGCGGGCGGGTGCGCTGGAGTGTGCCGCCACCGCTGGAGGAGCTGCCCAAGGCCGGAAACTGGCTGCAGCACCGCATCCGCCTGGGGGCCCTCAGCCAGGTGCCACGCCACTTCTATGCCGGGGTCTGGGAGTTGCTGCACCACTGCCGCGGCATCGTGATCGGCGACAAGCTGGAGCGCCGCAACCGCCTGGCCAGCGGGCCGCTGCTGAGTGAGAAAACGCCCGGGGAGAAGAACTTCGCCGCCCTGATCGAGCACCTGCTCAGCAAGATCGAGGCCCCGGAATACCGGCAACTCTGCACCGA is a genomic window of Cyanobium sp. NS01 containing:
- a CDS encoding DUF3155 domain-containing protein; amino-acid sequence: MSKKRKRISRRRLAGQRVLAHVSTFNLETGSHKPVTAARRYIAEQALVPPALLNVRRNEHTTDRFFWGEKGLFSAQYAEENHFLFPSLRSIVDSIGEEVLFEGIEALASDDWEEMEEYEYAFV
- a CDS encoding glycoside hydrolase family 15 protein, with amino-acid sequence MPQSEMAPKPPSPVAMVDHPAAELLAELDQQISAVVLNRQDPISGLLPASTANTVHGNYGDAWVRDGVYSIQCVWGLALAHRRLRGPCRRAFELEQRVLLLMRGLLNAMERQATKVERFKHSLDRRDALHAKFDTSSGSTVVPDDGWGHLQLDATALFLLQLAQLTRSGLVVVRSSHERDFVQNLVYYVARAYRVADYGIWERGDKGNHGLPERNASSIGLVKAALEALDDLDLYGPHGDGSCCLVIPHDAIVRLRRALDGMLPRESGSKEADAACLAVIGYPAWAVEDRELAERTRNKIRAELGGAYGYKRFRRDGHQTVVEDHTRLHYEREELAQFEHIECEWPLFWAYELVTACCEERWSEARQWRGRLASVSVLQGDVPLLPELYLVPAEAVERERRQPGSQPRQPNANVPLLWTQSLTWLGDLLLAGLITPADLDPCGRRRPEPAGAEQVLVALVPGSASVAAVLAQHGLPSSGGAAEQASRIAVQGSSALGRRLAQVGANARLGLTGHPPVRMETLATARLYRCPRPGAAGEEDALAFVPAVLEEGTFYLADDAEQLVDTVQAELRMLQRQWRGTGAPLLLIPVAEAVFGREPEAFLALGAQLQAGEVGGVPVQLARLEDLADQAHWVSLPAEAATGAAATGPEPAADLPLQASRRQAPLSAAEEQDLERDDLSIGELGERLWQSTSLEEQAEVLEQLVRRLGLGAQLHGPQGSEPVAVRRLLEEVYHRALVEADWDVVRRTAGWLELVHPQLEDALTDLLVRQRQVVVGRNYTGDSLLSEPQGSAAIAAMIRRFSGEDSREWMLQQELLLALDGLARHEPRLLSGSLTLQLGQLVLLLTSELAAEADLSPSEAFEALCAQPPHAVRRRLQTLLADVEHAKASLMRKEQLHLSGRVRWSVPPPLEELPKAGNWLQHRIRLGALSQVPRHFYAGVWELLHHCRGIVIGDKLERRNRLASGPLLSEKTPGEKNFAALIEHLLSKIEAPEYRQLCTETLMTLMAFVGANPQVRFDDDLALDVVIGHAVRVGWQQRHPEVPPEDYGQFKAGAWEAFYQASPADCRAWQLEALRQLTLEA
- a CDS encoding adenosylcobinamide-GDP ribazoletransferase — translated: MKRGVVTGPWGVWKQPQRARVRGQRAVAVKLKGGGVKLMGPRRRCSDARGRLPVSREPRHTSRSAPDWLRDLAGAWIFYTVLPGWPWIRPRFERIARFAPLIGLVLGGLQALVWLGTAGWLPLGAQVLLVIALALGLSGGLHHDGALDTADGLAAGPRALEAMADSRVGAAAVQAALLLALLRGAGLVCLAGAAPMALLWTGFWGRLSPLLAMARFPYLRQDPAAGGSAGFHRRHWRGLRRELLPALLAGPLVAGLALVLDPPRAQAAGSFGWLPLLGLVPAVLVPFWLGRRLGGHSGDSYGACVEWSEALALLLMGLVLRALAG
- a CDS encoding WecB/TagA/CpsF family glycosyltransferase — its product is MAAMATAAPSPGRRTRVLGVPIDACPDVRAAALALHARGGGQIVTLNAEMTMAALADPALGAAIAAADLVIPDGAGVVWALGRQGLRVPRAPGIELAHALLEHAAGAGWRVALVGGSPQVMGLLRRKLEATLPALQLVLAVDGYQPAEAWPGLERQLLAAPADLVLVALGVPRQELWIRRLAGQRTGLWMGVGGSFDVWAGVKTRAPRWMGRLHLEWLYRLIQEPSRWRRMLALPHFVWKVLRQG
- a CDS encoding sensor histidine kinase KdpD, with protein sequence MAVSKRFLSLLQFQLAQFADRPDVTSLVVYVADVGEGKSPQLLPVGQWPMANRTLAAVALDNPLTAVADLRRWLPLRHGGVLLGALQVDTAALPWPEPLRQRLQAVALCLTEGLCLDLEQQRLQQQLLAQHEQLTVLLHQLRNPLAALRTFGQLLLRRLDGDERNRPLVEGLLQEERQLQRYVDAIDRLGGGNLEPAQEPGPGPLLLPPSLGGAASQPLADLLERLVQRACATAALQGRPWQGPQALPQWQGDSGAVAEIVANLLENAFRYSPSGSAVGLQCRPTPAGGWQLVVWDGGPPIPAPERQRIFRRGERGTAGAAQPGSGLGLALAADLARHLGGELVLCNAPADLDPALPAHGNAFCLSLPAPAAPAP
- a CDS encoding photosystem II reaction center protein K, which gives rise to MHHLSGSSLAQLPEAYQAFGPLVDILPIIPFFFLLLAFVWQASVGFR
- the tgt gene encoding tRNA guanosine(34) transglycosylase Tgt; this encodes MTTPRFMPVGTLATVKGVMPPQLAATGAEMVLANTYHLHLQPGEAIVAEAGGLHRFMGWSGPLLTDSGGYQVFSLAGINRIDDDGVTFRSPRDGSRIVLTPERAMAIQMALGADVAMAFDQCPPYPASEAEVESACRRTHTWLERCLASHQQPGQALFGIVQGGCYPRLRAESARVVASMNLPGIAVGGVSVGEPVEEMHRIVRQVGPLLPEHTPHYLMGVGSLREMAVAVAHGFDLFDCVLPTRLGRHGTALVGGERWNLRNARFRHDHTPLDSGCPCPACRSHTRAYLHHLIRAGEMLARILLSLHNITQLQRFSNAMAQAIREGCFAEDFAPWEPHSEAAHTW
- a CDS encoding alpha/beta hydrolase, translated to MPAPQPPPAEALLRRGPSSADRRLVLLHGWGADADDLLDLADLLVNADTSVVALRAPGLHPSGAGRQWYDLQQSGWPELPGALEGLRQRLEALGQEVPLRRTVLLGFSQGAAMALDVASGGAGLPVAGVVGCSGYPHPDWQLCGGDRQSFPVLLTHGQQDPVVPFAASVELSDRLRAGGHGVELLGFPGGHTIDMALIPSIRSAITDAWMEA